From Watersipora subatra chromosome 2, tzWatSuba1.1, whole genome shotgun sequence, one genomic window encodes:
- the LOC137388646 gene encoding uncharacterized protein: MPSHTSITDPRRCQGGGYCQQNLINESRDWPGNKEGATAELIAQCLALTTRQRITSVRKPRRTATNSGSMGEKAKSEGSLAANSQVQRSHTSQGLCQHITASHAVERPCTVTGCTKKTFQPTQGVPAACTNKAHRLDNSTKLDTHMPSAIRWNNSARTIQPPSAALVSRPRTQRFIVRPPGSTKCLNTMASTTTDLLTVRKLYDENIGTKADYLSAAPSQNVAVQTAFDRAIAHKEVTSDRLRVGLITNDITPRVYLQESQGTRHFRKMNMKLRDELTEVYNYRHMESSLPPSLPSDTDSSDDRSDGQ; this comes from the exons ATGCCTAGTCACACGAGCATAACGGACCCACGACGTTGCCAAGGAGGGGGGTACTGCCAGCAGAATCTAATTAACGAGTCTCGAGATTGGCCAGGTAACAAAGAGGGCGCTACAGCGGAATTAATCGCACAGTGCTTGGCACTGACAACACGGCAGCGCATTACATCAGTAAGGAAGCCAAGACGGACAGCGACAAACTCAGGTAGCATGGGAGAGAAAGCAAAGAGTGAAGGATCATTGGCAGCGAACAG TCAGGTACAACGAAGCCACACAAGTCAAGGACTATGTCAACACATAACAGCATCTCATGCTGTAGAGCGTCCATGCACGGTAACGGGTTGCACTAAAAAGACTTTCCAACCAACACAAGGCGTGCCAGCGGCTTGCACGAATAAAGCTCATAGGCTAGACAACTCCACTAAACTTGATACACATATGCCTTCTGCAATTCGATGGAACAATTCAGCGAGGACTATCCAACCACCTTCAGCCGCTCTGGTCAGCAGACCAAGAACGCAAAGGTTTATTGTACGACCACCTGGTAGCACGAAATGCCTTAATACGATGGCATCAACCACAACAGATTTGCTGACTGTCAGGAAACTATATGATGAAAATATAGGTACAAAAGCTGACTACCTCAGCGCAGCTCCTAGTCAGAACGTAGCCGTGCAGACAGCATTCGACCGTGCAATAGCTCACAAAGAAGTGACAAGTGACAGACTGAGAGTTGGACTCATAACCAATGACATCACACCGCGAGTCTACCTCCAG GAAAGCCAAGGTACCAGACACTTTCGGAAGATGAACATGAAACTGAGAGATGAACTGACAGAGGTATACAACTACCGACATATGGAAAGTAGTCTACCACCTAGTCTACCATCGGATACCGACTCCAGTGACGACCGCAGTGATGGACAATAG